A single window of Bacteroidota bacterium DNA harbors:
- a CDS encoding ATP-binding protein has protein sequence MIPAKGQKLKIESSSENLRLVERLIEDVCEIYNVNEDNYGNILIAVTEAVNNAIYHGNKGNPQKNVHIGFENEDKKIVFSVADEGQGFDYDSLPDPTDPNNIDKINGRGVFLMKHLADKVEFNHNGKEVQLTFNLN, from the coding sequence ATGATACCGGCGAAAGGACAGAAATTAAAGATAGAATCATCATCCGAAAATTTAAGACTAGTTGAACGTTTAATCGAAGACGTTTGCGAAATATATAATGTAAACGAAGATAACTACGGTAACATTTTAATTGCCGTGACTGAAGCGGTGAACAATGCCATTTATCATGGCAACAAAGGCAATCCTCAAAAAAATGTACACATTGGTTTTGAAAATGAAGATAAAAAAATCGTTTTCTCTGTAGCCGATGAAGGACAAGGATTTGATTACGATAGTTTGCCCGATCCTACCGACCCAAATAACATTGATAAAATTAATGGCCGCGGCGTGTTTTTAATGAAACACTTAGCCGATAAGGTAGAATTCAATCATAACGGCAAAGAAGTTCAGTTGACCTTTAACCTGAACTAA
- a CDS encoding tetratricopeptide repeat protein codes for MRISLVHSFILFIALFISSTYHAQKNADDKFAMLYLDKKEYEKANVYLEKLYDKNPDQWYSYYFTGLLGVKDYKEAEKISKKMLKRNPQNVNIYINIAKIYREQGDTKKENENYQKAIKEVIPIQSFIQLLAVEFMEEKLYDLAIETYLKGRKQTPEYPYYYEIAEVYKRKGDLKSMINQYLDAIDFRESELYTAQGYLQNALGYEEESAGFKNPILKQELQKRIQQHPDKIVFAEFLIFIQKQQKDFEGAFTQSKSLDKRLKEDGHRMFELAKLCLSNEKYEVAQKCFQYIIDKGPSYGFYDAACIDIINCEYQYLTGKAQPSSTELLALENKFLKATEKYKNSHLANFLISNLANLQAYYLNKPDSAIMHIEGLLQNPAMDAQTRAEFKIQLADIYLLKNVIWDASLLYSQVEKDFKFEPIGQEAKFRNAKLSFYAADFTWAKTQCDVLKGSTTKLIANDALDLSLIITDAIGVDTNAAPLARFAVADLLIVQHKYDEAIVQLDSINKIFPTHTLGDDILFKKAAIYDKLGKYPEAEKMYKDIIEYYSTELYGDDAQFKLAELYEKKMIDVEKAKTEYQNVLTKYPGSIYVVEARKRYRQLRGDNLDNG; via the coding sequence GTGCGAATTTCACTAGTACATAGTTTTATTTTATTCATTGCGCTGTTCATCAGCTCTACTTATCATGCACAAAAAAATGCGGATGATAAATTCGCGATGTTATATCTCGATAAAAAGGAATACGAAAAAGCCAATGTGTATCTTGAAAAACTATACGATAAAAATCCGGATCAATGGTACTCGTATTATTTTACCGGATTATTAGGCGTTAAAGATTATAAAGAAGCGGAAAAAATTTCGAAGAAGATGTTGAAGCGTAATCCGCAAAACGTAAATATCTACATTAACATTGCTAAAATTTACCGCGAGCAAGGTGATACAAAAAAAGAAAACGAAAATTATCAGAAAGCCATCAAAGAAGTTATTCCGATTCAAAGCTTCATTCAATTACTCGCAGTTGAGTTCATGGAAGAAAAATTATATGACCTTGCCATTGAAACGTATCTAAAAGGAAGAAAGCAAACACCGGAGTATCCTTATTACTATGAAATAGCTGAAGTTTATAAACGTAAAGGTGATTTGAAATCGATGATCAATCAATACCTCGACGCGATTGATTTTAGAGAAAGTGAATTGTATACCGCCCAAGGTTATTTACAAAACGCCTTAGGTTATGAAGAGGAAAGTGCAGGTTTCAAAAATCCTATTCTTAAACAAGAACTTCAAAAACGCATTCAGCAGCATCCCGATAAAATTGTATTCGCCGAATTTTTAATCTTCATTCAAAAACAACAAAAAGATTTTGAAGGTGCATTTACACAAAGTAAATCACTCGACAAACGTTTGAAGGAAGACGGACATCGTATGTTTGAGCTCGCCAAACTTTGTTTGAGTAATGAAAAATACGAAGTAGCGCAGAAATGTTTCCAATACATTATTGATAAAGGCCCTTCTTACGGTTTTTATGATGCGGCTTGCATTGACATCATCAATTGCGAATACCAATACCTAACGGGTAAAGCACAACCTTCATCAACCGAATTATTAGCTCTTGAAAACAAATTTTTAAAAGCCACGGAAAAATACAAAAATTCACATCTTGCTAATTTTTTAATTAGCAATCTTGCCAACTTACAAGCGTATTACTTAAACAAACCCGACAGTGCCATTATGCACATTGAAGGCTTGTTACAAAATCCGGCAATGGACGCACAAACACGTGCTGAATTTAAAATCCAATTAGCCGATATTTATTTATTGAAGAATGTGATTTGGGATGCGTCCCTTCTCTACTCTCAGGTTGAAAAAGATTTTAAGTTTGAGCCTATCGGTCAGGAAGCAAAATTCAGAAATGCTAAATTGAGTTTTTATGCTGCCGATTTTACATGGGCTAAAACACAATGCGATGTTTTAAAAGGAAGTACCACCAAATTAATTGCCAACGATGCATTGGATTTATCGCTTATCATTACGGATGCCATTGGAGTAGATACAAATGCGGCGCCTCTTGCCAGGTTTGCTGTGGCTGATTTATTGATTGTTCAGCACAAATATGATGAAGCGATTGTGCAATTGGATAGTATCAATAAAATTTTCCCGACACATACTTTAGGAGATGATATTTTATTTAAGAAGGCTGCTATTTATGATAAGCTGGGAAAATATCCGGAGGCGGAAAAAATGTATAAAGACATTATAGAATATTATTCGACTGAATTATATGGTGATGATGCGCAATTTAAGTTAGCCGAGTTATACGAGAAAAAAATGATTGACGTAGAAAAAGCGAAAACGGAATATCAGAATGTACTCACTAAATATCCCGGAAGCATTTATGTTGTGGAAGCACGAAAACGTTACCGTCAATTACGTGGAGACAATTTAGACAATGGATAG
- the rsmA gene encoding 16S rRNA (adenine(1518)-N(6)/adenine(1519)-N(6))-dimethyltransferase RsmA, producing the protein MTQPVRAKKHLGQHFLCDENIAKKIVDALLECNNGISVVEIGPGTGVLTKYLIAELKEKFFALDIDEESIAYLKEHYPAAANNIHYADFLEYDVSKIVSGKFNVIGNFPYNISSQIMFRVLENRNKIDCVVGMFQKEVAQRIAEKPGSKTYGILSVLLQAFYDIEYLFTVHENVFSPPPKVKSAVIRLKRNARKELPCGEELFIKIVKATFNQRRKTIRNSIRAVITIPDEQLNDLFQKRPEQLSVEQFIELTLFVEGKSQK; encoded by the coding sequence ATGACACAACCCGTAAGAGCGAAAAAACATTTAGGTCAGCACTTCCTGTGCGACGAAAACATCGCCAAAAAAATTGTGGATGCTCTATTGGAATGCAACAACGGCATTTCTGTAGTTGAAATTGGTCCCGGTACCGGTGTACTTACAAAATATTTAATTGCTGAGCTTAAAGAAAAGTTTTTCGCTTTAGACATTGATGAAGAATCCATCGCTTATTTAAAAGAACATTATCCTGCGGCGGCCAACAACATCCATTACGCCGACTTTTTAGAATACGATGTATCTAAAATAGTTTCGGGTAAATTTAATGTCATTGGAAATTTCCCATACAACATTTCCTCCCAAATCATGTTTCGTGTTTTAGAAAACAGAAATAAAATTGATTGTGTAGTGGGTATGTTTCAAAAAGAAGTAGCTCAACGCATCGCCGAAAAACCCGGGAGTAAAACCTACGGCATTTTGAGTGTACTGCTCCAGGCCTTTTACGACATTGAATATTTATTTACCGTACATGAAAATGTATTTAGTCCGCCCCCAAAAGTAAAATCGGCCGTCATTCGTTTAAAACGTAATGCAAGAAAAGAGTTACCCTGCGGCGAGGAATTATTCATTAAAATTGTAAAAGCCACCTTTAATCAAAGAAGAAAAACGATTCGCAATTCGATAAGAGCAGTGATTACAATTCCTGATGAACAATTGAATGATTTGTTTCAAAAACGCCCTGAGCAATTAAGCGTTGAACAATTTATTGAATTGACCTTATTTGTTGAGGGTAAGTCTCAAAAATAA
- a CDS encoding deoxynucleoside kinase, whose protein sequence is MHIAIAGNIGSGKTTLTSLLAKHYKWHAHYEDADDNPYLNDFYEDMQRWSFNLQVYFLNNRFSQILDIRKGKHTVVQDRTIYEDAYIFAPNLHAMGLMTTRDFENYFSLFKLMESLIKAPDLIIYLRASVPTLVKQIQKRGRDYENSIRLDYLKRLNERYEAWASTYESGKLLIVDVDDINFNENKEDLGKVIRLIDSQLNGLFK, encoded by the coding sequence ATGCACATTGCAATTGCCGGTAACATTGGGTCAGGAAAAACAACATTAACATCTTTACTTGCCAAGCACTACAAGTGGCATGCGCATTACGAAGACGCTGACGACAATCCTTATTTGAATGATTTTTATGAAGACATGCAGCGTTGGTCGTTTAACTTGCAGGTTTACTTTTTAAACAATCGTTTCTCTCAAATTTTAGACATCCGTAAGGGAAAACACACTGTTGTTCAAGACAGAACTATTTATGAAGACGCGTATATTTTTGCGCCAAATCTTCATGCAATGGGCTTGATGACAACACGTGATTTTGAAAATTATTTTTCGTTATTCAAATTAATGGAGAGCTTAATTAAAGCGCCTGATTTGATTATTTATTTACGCGCTTCCGTACCTACATTGGTAAAACAAATACAAAAGCGTGGACGTGATTATGAGAATTCAATTCGTTTGGATTATCTAAAAAGATTAAATGAAAGATACGAGGCATGGGCTTCAACGTATGAATCAGGGAAGTTGTTGATTGTAGATGTTGATGATATTAATTTCAACGAGAACAAAGAAGATTTAGGTAAAGTAATAAGATTAATTGATAGCCAATTGAACGGTTTATTTAAATAA
- a CDS encoding NAD-dependent epimerase/dehydratase family protein, with product MNLVTGATGLVGSHVLLTLLQQGKKVVATKRASSNLSEVEKVFSYYTTDSKKLFNQIIWRDVDLNDVLGLDELLNDITSVYHCAALVSLNNSDRNQLLKINVEGTANLVNACIQKRIESFCFVSSIATLQNPDIKGDLDETVFWKNKPNQNVYSLSKYLAEQEVWRAMEEGLNVVIVNPGVIVGPGNWNRGTGQLFSLSKKGVLFYTEGVNGFVDVKDVAEMMVDLCDKKMFGERYLLVENNYSFKEILEQIHIALGKKPPQIKAGKFFLNLGRLFTFLLPENLKVNASMIETLTDKTTYNSQKVKKCLSRNFTPISQSIGFAAGVYKNLGT from the coding sequence TTGAATTTAGTAACAGGAGCTACAGGATTGGTTGGTTCGCATGTTTTGCTAACCTTATTGCAACAAGGAAAAAAAGTAGTTGCAACAAAACGCGCATCCAGTAATTTATCGGAGGTAGAGAAAGTTTTTTCCTATTATACAACCGATTCAAAAAAATTATTCAATCAAATTATTTGGCGCGACGTTGATTTAAATGATGTTTTGGGTCTCGATGAATTGCTCAACGATATCACCTCTGTTTACCATTGCGCCGCACTTGTGTCACTTAATAACAGCGATAGAAATCAGTTATTAAAGATAAATGTGGAAGGCACCGCTAATTTGGTGAATGCTTGTATTCAAAAAAGGATTGAATCATTTTGTTTTGTGAGTTCCATCGCCACATTGCAAAATCCCGATATAAAAGGTGATTTGGATGAAACTGTTTTTTGGAAGAACAAACCGAATCAAAACGTTTATTCATTAAGCAAATATTTAGCAGAGCAAGAAGTATGGCGAGCTATGGAAGAAGGCTTGAATGTAGTTATTGTAAATCCGGGTGTAATCGTTGGTCCTGGTAACTGGAATAGAGGGACCGGACAATTATTCTCCTTAAGTAAAAAAGGAGTTTTGTTTTATACAGAAGGTGTGAATGGATTTGTGGATGTAAAGGACGTTGCGGAAATGATGGTGGATTTGTGTGACAAAAAAATGTTTGGCGAACGTTATTTATTGGTAGAAAATAATTATTCCTTTAAGGAAATATTAGAGCAAATACACATTGCTTTGGGAAAGAAACCCCCGCAAATAAAAGCCGGAAAATTTTTCCTGAATTTGGGGCGTTTGTTCACATTTCTGTTGCCAGAAAACCTGAAAGTGAATGCTTCCATGATTGAAACCTTAACCGATAAAACCACCTACAATTCCCAAAAAGTTAAAAAATGTTTAAGCCGTAATTTCACCCCAATTTCACAAAGCATTGGCTTCGCTGCGGGTGTTTATAAAAACCTTGGCACCTAA
- a CDS encoding SiaB family protein kinase has protein sequence MSDGTHTEEAFFKNHFLKTMDSLKEGGSEILLAYDGVLNVDTISRLETEVEEKVTSLAIAKGPLKKIFFISVEALQNMLIHGGRDAQGHQHNYFILSKGASKVEIITANVVANSNIPKLTADVERLNSFEDPAALKTYYMEHLEKNELSEKGGAGLGFITIAMKSGNKLGSGFFKINDSLSLFTLKSTVSLE, from the coding sequence TTGAGCGACGGTACACATACAGAAGAAGCGTTTTTTAAAAATCACTTTTTAAAAACAATGGATTCGCTAAAAGAGGGAGGCAGTGAAATATTGCTTGCTTACGATGGCGTTTTAAATGTGGATACGATTAGTCGCCTCGAAACTGAAGTGGAAGAAAAAGTAACTTCACTTGCCATTGCAAAAGGTCCTCTCAAAAAAATATTTTTTATTTCAGTTGAAGCGTTACAAAACATGTTGATTCACGGAGGAAGGGACGCGCAAGGGCACCAGCATAATTATTTCATTTTAAGTAAAGGCGCGTCTAAAGTAGAAATCATCACTGCAAACGTTGTGGCTAATTCTAATATCCCTAAACTAACGGCCGACGTAGAGAGGCTTAATTCGTTTGAGGATCCTGCTGCTCTTAAAACATATTATATGGAGCACTTAGAGAAGAATGAATTAAGCGAAAAGGGTGGAGCAGGTTTAGGATTCATTACGATTGCCATGAAGAGCGGAAATAAATTAGGTTCCGGTTTCTTTAAAATCAATGATAGTTTATCGCTGTTTACATTGAAGTCTACAGTTAGTCTGGAGTAA
- a CDS encoding NAD(P)H-dependent glycerol-3-phosphate dehydrogenase, giving the protein MFNKKHKIGVIGSGSWATAIVKILSNNSGSINWYFRNEDDINYIKQHHHNPKYLSSVDFDLNKIELFSDVKNCIDKSDIIILAIPSAFLHKSIHEIPKNLFQDKIIFSAIKGIIPEYNLIVGEYLHTVYEIPFENIGVITGPCHAEEVAMEKLSYLTIACSKVSNADILCNYLNCRYIKTTSSDDIYGTELSAVLKNVIAVAGGICHSLGYGDNYLAVLVSNAIQEIKRFVDAVHPIDRDIKASAYLGDLLVTAYSQFSRNRMFGTMLGKGYSVKHAQLEMNMIAEGYYAVKCVHEINKKYNVDMPITNAVYNIVYAQKDPRREMEMLSEKLS; this is encoded by the coding sequence ATGTTTAATAAGAAACATAAAATAGGCGTGATAGGTAGTGGTAGCTGGGCAACAGCTATCGTGAAGATATTGAGCAATAACTCAGGCAGTATTAATTGGTATTTCCGTAACGAAGACGATATTAACTACATTAAGCAACATCATCACAATCCAAAATATTTAAGTTCCGTTGATTTCGATTTAAATAAAATTGAATTGTTCAGTGATGTAAAAAATTGTATCGATAAGTCTGATATTATTATTCTTGCTATTCCTTCAGCATTTTTACATAAGAGCATTCATGAAATCCCTAAGAATTTATTTCAGGATAAAATTATTTTCTCCGCAATTAAAGGTATTATCCCCGAGTATAATTTAATTGTTGGTGAGTATTTGCATACCGTGTATGAAATTCCATTCGAGAATATTGGTGTAATTACAGGGCCATGTCATGCGGAAGAAGTAGCGATGGAGAAATTATCTTATCTCACGATTGCATGTTCTAAAGTAAGCAACGCTGATATCCTGTGTAATTATTTAAACTGTCGTTATATAAAAACAACAAGCAGCGACGATATTTACGGAACTGAGTTGTCGGCCGTATTAAAAAATGTTATTGCAGTTGCCGGCGGTATTTGTCATAGTCTGGGTTATGGCGATAATTATTTAGCTGTATTAGTAAGTAACGCTATTCAGGAAATCAAACGTTTTGTGGATGCAGTTCATCCCATTGACAGAGACATTAAGGCCTCTGCTTATTTGGGTGATTTGTTGGTAACAGCTTATTCTCAATTTAGCCGTAACCGTATGTTTGGAACCATGCTAGGGAAGGGTTACAGTGTTAAGCATGCACAATTAGAAATGAACATGATCGCTGAAGGTTATTACGCAGTAAAGTGCGTACACGAAATCAATAAAAAATATAATGTAGATATGCCTATCACGAATGCAGTTTACAATATTGTTTACGCACAAAAAGACCCTCGTCGTGAAATGGAAATGTTATCCGAAAAATTATCTTAA
- a CDS encoding DUF4286 family protein — MFIYNVTVNIDSDVHDEWLKYMKETHIPDVMNTGCFTENKIVKVLNVDDVGHTYSFQYTFEKMDDIERYQKDFAPGLQADVKKRYADKFAAFRTLLEIID, encoded by the coding sequence ATGTTTATTTATAACGTAACGGTTAACATAGATTCAGACGTACATGACGAATGGCTAAAATACATGAAAGAAACGCACATTCCGGATGTGATGAACACAGGATGTTTTACTGAAAATAAAATTGTGAAAGTATTGAATGTGGATGATGTTGGACACACCTACTCCTTTCAGTATACGTTTGAAAAAATGGATGATATTGAGCGCTATCAAAAAGATTTCGCACCCGGATTACAAGCCGATGTAAAAAAAAGATATGCTGATAAATTTGCAGCGTTTAGAACATTATTGGAAATAATCGATTAA
- a CDS encoding Rne/Rng family ribonuclease, whose translation MNYDLVINSTPNEVVIALLNDKRLVELHREKNNSKFSVGDIYFGKVKKVMTGLNAAFVDVGYEKDAFLHYLDLGPQATSLYKYVEQTRSGKQNVSNLMYFKNEPDIKKDGKINEIVKSGQQILVQVAKEPISAKGPRITSEISLAGRYIVLIPFADKISVSSKIKNSDEKHRLKDLMQSIKPKNFGVIVRTVAEGKSVTELENDLNDLVARWDECYKTLKTAEPPHRVLGEVDRTNAILRDFLNASFNNIHVNDKKLFEDLKVYIRNIAPEKESIAKLYDGKVPIFDQFGIEKQIKSLFGKTVHMKSGAYLVIEHTEALHVFDVNSGNRAKSDNTQEQNALEVNLEAAVEVARQLKLRDMGGIIVVDFIDMHNQENRKLLYDKLKEEMKTDRAKHNILPPSKFGLIQITRQRLRPEVNVEVLETCPSCGGTGKIQPSLLFVDQIENTLRFISKEQNEKVLTLNVHPYIEAYITKGSWFKKSLYRKWKSEYNVKLEIQPMASYGFMEFKFLNKDNDEIVI comes from the coding sequence GTGAATTATGATTTAGTTATTAATTCCACGCCTAACGAAGTTGTTATAGCTCTTTTAAACGATAAGCGTTTGGTTGAGCTTCATCGTGAAAAGAATAACTCCAAATTTTCGGTAGGCGATATCTACTTTGGCAAGGTTAAAAAGGTTATGACCGGCCTTAATGCTGCCTTTGTGGATGTTGGATATGAGAAAGATGCTTTTTTGCATTATCTCGACCTTGGCCCGCAAGCCACTTCGCTTTATAAATATGTTGAGCAAACGCGTTCCGGTAAACAAAACGTGAGTAACCTCATGTATTTTAAAAACGAGCCCGACATTAAAAAAGACGGGAAAATCAACGAGATTGTAAAAAGCGGACAACAAATTTTAGTGCAGGTTGCTAAAGAACCCATCTCTGCAAAAGGACCACGTATTACTTCTGAAATTTCTTTAGCCGGACGATACATTGTATTGATTCCGTTTGCCGATAAAATTTCAGTTTCTTCAAAAATTAAAAATTCGGATGAGAAACACCGCCTGAAAGATTTAATGCAAAGCATTAAACCTAAAAACTTCGGTGTTATTGTTCGTACTGTTGCCGAAGGAAAATCGGTAACCGAACTGGAAAATGATTTGAATGATTTAGTAGCGCGTTGGGACGAATGTTACAAAACACTTAAAACTGCTGAGCCTCCACACCGTGTGTTAGGTGAAGTAGATCGCACCAATGCCATTCTTCGTGATTTTTTAAATGCTTCGTTCAACAACATTCATGTTAACGACAAAAAACTATTTGAAGATTTAAAAGTATACATCCGCAATATTGCTCCGGAAAAGGAAAGCATTGCCAAATTATACGACGGTAAAGTTCCGATTTTTGATCAGTTCGGAATTGAAAAGCAAATCAAATCGCTCTTTGGGAAAACCGTTCACATGAAGAGCGGTGCTTATTTAGTGATTGAACATACCGAAGCTTTACACGTATTTGATGTAAACAGCGGAAACCGTGCAAAGAGTGATAATACGCAAGAGCAAAATGCACTCGAAGTAAACCTTGAAGCAGCCGTTGAAGTAGCACGTCAATTAAAGTTGCGTGATATGGGCGGAATCATTGTGGTTGACTTCATCGACATGCACAATCAGGAGAATCGTAAATTACTTTACGATAAACTGAAGGAGGAAATGAAAACCGACCGCGCAAAACACAATATTTTGCCGCCAAGTAAATTCGGTTTAATTCAGATTACCCGTCAGCGTTTACGTCCTGAAGTGAATGTGGAAGTATTGGAAACTTGTCCGAGTTGCGGCGGCACCGGAAAAATTCAACCGAGTTTATTGTTTGTTGACCAAATTGAAAATACACTCCGTTTCATTTCTAAGGAACAAAACGAAAAAGTATTAACCCTTAATGTACATCCTTACATTGAGGCCTATATTACTAAAGGCAGTTGGTTTAAGAAAAGCTTATACCGTAAATGGAAAAGCGAATACAACGTAAAATTGGAAATTCAACCAATGGCCAGCTACGGCTTTATGGAATTTAAATTCCTCAATAAAGACAACGACGAAATTGTGATTTAA
- the ygiD gene encoding 4,5-DOPA dioxygenase extradiol — protein MDRKDFLKSISLLMASPIVSNAQPILDELKKMENTARMPVFFIGHGNPMNALYDNAFTKKLNSIKAGVPKPKAILVVSAHWLTRGTYVSTNPSPKTIYDFGGFPDELFQVKYEPKGSPDLAKEVAQKINYTKVTEDKEMGLDHGAWTILKHIYPAADIPTFQLSIDYSKPASYHYELAKQLNYLRDKGVLIIGSGNIVHNLGMVDFQNPNNVFDWAREFDTTVKNLLDKGDDVSLINYEKLGKSALLSIPTNDHYLPMIYTLGLKNKGEHVEYIYESLEMGSLSMRSFVIK, from the coding sequence ATGGATAGGAAAGACTTTTTAAAATCAATTTCATTACTTATGGCGAGTCCGATTGTGAGCAACGCTCAACCAATACTTGATGAATTAAAAAAAATGGAGAATACCGCGCGTATGCCTGTTTTTTTTATCGGACACGGTAATCCGATGAACGCATTGTATGATAATGCATTCACCAAAAAACTAAATTCAATTAAAGCGGGTGTTCCAAAACCAAAAGCTATACTTGTGGTATCGGCGCATTGGTTAACCCGAGGCACTTATGTTTCAACGAATCCTTCTCCCAAAACAATTTATGACTTTGGCGGTTTTCCCGATGAGTTGTTTCAAGTAAAATACGAGCCTAAAGGTTCGCCTGATCTTGCAAAAGAAGTAGCGCAAAAAATAAATTACACCAAAGTTACCGAGGATAAAGAAATGGGATTAGATCACGGCGCGTGGACGATTTTAAAACACATTTATCCCGCAGCGGATATTCCAACTTTTCAGTTGAGTATAGATTATAGTAAACCGGCTTCCTACCATTATGAATTAGCCAAACAATTAAATTATTTACGCGACAAAGGCGTACTCATTATCGGAAGTGGAAACATCGTACACAATTTAGGAATGGTCGACTTTCAGAATCCGAACAATGTTTTTGATTGGGCACGTGAGTTTGATACTACCGTGAAGAATTTATTGGATAAAGGAGATGATGTGTCTTTAATTAATTACGAAAAATTAGGTAAGAGCGCGTTATTATCCATTCCAACCAATGATCATTATTTACCAATGATTTATACTCTCGGATTAAAAAATAAAGGAGAGCATGTTGAGTATATTTACGAGAGCCTTGAAATGGGAAGTTTAAGTATGCGTAGTTTTGTGATTAAATAA
- a CDS encoding glycosyltransferase, with translation MSNEQDAILFLTSWYPVETNPTHGIFIRNHAIALSQFRKVIVVYAYSSNQKSSLQIEETIVNQNLTEYRLCYSKSFFSVKPFSSFLQFIKFKKAHKQLIVHLQQNKISVKAIQVNVIFPVAMVLDLYRKAFKADYTIVEHWSGYLEQDGNYKGGILKRTTQAAIASAKKIWHVSEPQKQAMLEHGLNGQYELIYNVVNTTLFKPGKKSNSRIQLLHVSSLVEREKNISGTFKAIKKLQNKGFDFDFVVIGGDNEELLNAKNLAKELQLANVKFTGVLKPEQVAEYMQQSDALILFSHFEGMPVVVLEAMSCGLPVFVSKVGQLPYIINKDYGVLVDTGSESQLVNGLENLINGQLKFDSVAMREFVLMHASLEAVGQQLNTFYKQ, from the coding sequence ATGTCAAACGAACAAGACGCCATACTTTTTTTAACGTCGTGGTATCCTGTTGAAACAAATCCCACACACGGTATTTTTATTCGTAATCACGCTATTGCTTTATCTCAATTTAGAAAAGTAATTGTAGTGTATGCCTACAGTTCCAATCAAAAATCTTCATTGCAAATCGAAGAAACAATCGTCAACCAAAATTTAACGGAGTATCGATTGTGTTATTCAAAATCATTTTTTTCAGTTAAGCCTTTCTCTTCTTTTTTACAATTCATTAAATTTAAAAAGGCGCACAAACAATTAATCGTGCATTTACAGCAAAACAAAATCAGTGTAAAGGCGATTCAGGTAAACGTGATTTTTCCGGTCGCTATGGTTTTGGATTTATACCGCAAGGCGTTTAAAGCTGATTACACCATTGTAGAGCATTGGAGCGGTTATTTAGAACAAGATGGGAATTATAAAGGGGGAATTCTAAAACGAACAACGCAAGCCGCCATTGCAAGTGCGAAAAAGATATGGCACGTTTCTGAACCACAAAAGCAAGCCATGCTTGAACACGGATTAAACGGACAATACGAATTAATTTACAACGTGGTGAATACAACTCTGTTTAAGCCGGGAAAAAAAAGCAATTCACGTATACAACTTTTGCATGTTTCTTCCTTAGTGGAACGCGAAAAGAATATAAGCGGAACTTTTAAAGCCATTAAAAAATTACAGAATAAAGGATTTGATTTCGATTTTGTTGTGATTGGCGGTGATAATGAAGAGTTGCTCAATGCAAAAAATCTGGCGAAGGAGCTTCAATTAGCTAATGTAAAATTTACCGGTGTGTTAAAGCCTGAACAAGTCGCGGAATACATGCAGCAGTCTGACGCATTAATTTTGTTTAGTCATTTTGAAGGAATGCCTGTTGTGGTTCTTGAAGCCATGAGTTGCGGCTTACCTGTATTCGTTAGTAAAGTCGGACAATTACCTTATATCATTAATAAAGATTACGGTGTGTTAGTTGACACCGGAAGCGAATCGCAATTGGTAAACGGATTGGAAAATTTAATTAATGGACAATTAAAATTTGATTCCGTTGCGATGCGTGAATTTGTTTTAATGCACGCTTCTTTGGAAGCGGTAGGGCAGCAATTGAATACTTTTTATAAGCAATAA